Proteins co-encoded in one Halobacteriovoraceae bacterium genomic window:
- a CDS encoding sterol desaturase family protein, translating into MGKYIYLGLATIFFFFLEFRKPFFTRKLNIKKNLNNFLLTLSSLLIIKLTSYMGLFSLWSDLIPSIGIEIKNMSALPRVGLTIIILDFCIYWQHRFFHLSSFLFKLHIPHHTDEELNVSSALRFHPSEIFLSAFYKLFIVNLIGISFTDYALYEVILTSFALFNHSNIKIPERINDFLEYFFITPTLHYVHHINESKLMNMNFGNIFNIWDRLFGTYLNWKTLDLGHLKQGVKNYPQKNFSSLLFLKKDQ; encoded by the coding sequence ATGGGAAAATATATTTACCTTGGCCTAGCTACAATTTTCTTTTTTTTCTTAGAGTTTAGAAAACCGTTTTTCACACGAAAATTAAATATTAAAAAAAATCTTAATAATTTCTTACTTACTTTGTCCTCTCTTCTCATAATTAAGCTCACTTCTTATATGGGTTTGTTTTCTCTTTGGAGTGACTTAATACCAAGTATTGGTATAGAAATCAAAAACATGTCGGCTCTTCCCCGAGTAGGCCTTACCATAATAATTCTTGATTTTTGTATATATTGGCAACATCGTTTTTTTCATTTGAGTTCATTTTTATTTAAATTGCATATCCCACACCACACTGATGAAGAATTAAATGTGAGTAGTGCCTTAAGGTTTCATCCGAGTGAAATATTTTTATCAGCTTTTTATAAACTGTTCATAGTAAATCTAATTGGAATTTCATTCACTGATTACGCTTTATATGAAGTTATCCTCACTAGTTTTGCTCTTTTTAACCACAGTAATATAAAAATTCCTGAGCGAATTAATGACTTCCTGGAATATTTTTTTATCACTCCTACTTTGCACTACGTTCATCACATCAATGAAAGTAAATTGATGAATATGAACTTCGGAAACATATTTAACATTTGGGATAGGCTCTTTGGAACTTATCTCAACTGGAAAACTCTTGATCTTGGGCACCTAAAACAGGGCGTTAAAAACTATCCACAAAAAAATTTTTCTTCATTACTTTTCTTAAAAAAAGATCAGTAA
- a CDS encoding leucine--tRNA ligase: MEYNFNEIEKKWQNYWETHKTFRADDLDKTKEKFYALDMFPYPSGAGLHVGHPEGYTATDIISRYKRMKGFNVLHPMGWDSFGLPTENYAIKTGIHPQKITEDNVATFKKQLKSLGFSYDWDREIATSDVNYYKWTQWIFSELYNKGLAYEDEISVNWCPELKTVLANEEIVDGKSEVGGHEVVRRPMKQWMLKITEYAERLIQDLEDLDWPENIKDMQRNWIGKSEGASVRFDVVGIKDQIEVFTTRPDTLFGATYMVLAPEHPLVNNITSNERKDSVAEYIIRTQKKSDLERTDLNKDKSGVFTGAYAVNPVNNKKIPIWIADYVLISYGTGAIMAVPAHDTRDWEFAKKYELPIIEVLKGGKVEEEAFLEDGEHVNSEFLDGLNKQDAIITIIDWLEKKELGKKKINFKLRDWIFSRQRYWGEPFPILKFADGTVRVLNKDELPLALPDVKKYEPSGTGESPLATIDEWLNITDPKTGKKCKRETNTMPQWAGSCWYYLRFIDPSNDVEAWNKEKERYWMPVDLYIGGTEHAVLHLLYARFWHKVLYDLGHVSTKEPFQKLVNQGMILGEDGEKMSKSRGNVINPDSVVDQYGADTLRLYEMFMGPLEKTKPWSMKGVKGVYNFLNRSYKFFADSNHWIDGKEDEEVLKLLHKSIKKVSQDIENLRFNTAISQLMIFLNLVIKKKAVTKSTVETFALVLSPLAPHMCEEIWQLLGNQESLAYAKWPAYDEDLAKDDLITVGVQINGKTRGTVSAPADISKEEFLNIAKSEPIVAKYLEGKNIIKEIYVPGKICNFVVK; encoded by the coding sequence ATGGAATATAATTTTAATGAGATTGAGAAAAAATGGCAAAACTATTGGGAAACTCATAAAACCTTTAGGGCAGATGATCTTGATAAGACAAAAGAAAAATTCTATGCCCTTGATATGTTCCCCTATCCATCAGGAGCGGGTCTCCATGTAGGACATCCAGAAGGTTATACGGCAACAGATATCATTTCAAGATATAAAAGAATGAAAGGTTTTAATGTACTCCACCCAATGGGTTGGGATAGCTTTGGTCTTCCAACAGAAAACTATGCAATTAAAACTGGAATTCATCCACAGAAAATTACTGAAGACAATGTAGCAACATTTAAAAAGCAATTGAAGTCACTTGGATTTTCATATGACTGGGACCGCGAAATTGCCACCAGCGATGTCAATTACTATAAATGGACTCAGTGGATTTTTTCAGAGCTCTATAATAAAGGTCTGGCCTATGAAGATGAAATTTCTGTCAATTGGTGTCCAGAACTAAAAACAGTTCTGGCAAACGAAGAAATAGTTGATGGAAAATCTGAAGTTGGAGGACATGAAGTTGTAAGAAGGCCCATGAAGCAATGGATGCTCAAAATAACTGAATATGCTGAAAGATTGATTCAAGATTTGGAAGATTTAGATTGGCCAGAGAATATTAAGGATATGCAACGCAACTGGATAGGTAAATCCGAAGGAGCGTCAGTAAGATTTGATGTCGTTGGGATCAAGGATCAAATCGAGGTTTTTACAACTAGGCCCGATACCCTCTTTGGTGCAACATATATGGTTCTCGCTCCGGAACATCCTTTAGTAAATAATATTACTTCAAATGAGCGTAAAGATTCTGTTGCAGAATACATTATAAGAACTCAAAAAAAATCTGACTTAGAAAGAACTGATCTCAACAAAGACAAATCAGGGGTGTTCACAGGAGCTTACGCGGTTAATCCTGTTAATAATAAAAAGATTCCCATTTGGATAGCTGACTATGTCCTTATATCTTATGGGACAGGGGCCATTATGGCCGTTCCAGCCCATGATACAAGAGATTGGGAATTTGCAAAAAAATATGAACTTCCCATTATTGAAGTTTTGAAAGGCGGAAAGGTAGAAGAGGAAGCTTTTCTAGAAGACGGAGAACATGTTAATTCCGAGTTTTTAGATGGATTAAATAAACAAGATGCAATTATTACTATTATTGATTGGCTTGAGAAAAAAGAGCTTGGAAAGAAAAAAATTAATTTTAAGCTAAGGGACTGGATTTTTTCACGTCAACGATACTGGGGAGAGCCATTTCCAATATTAAAATTTGCAGATGGAACTGTTAGGGTTTTAAACAAAGACGAACTTCCCCTAGCTCTTCCTGATGTAAAAAAATACGAACCATCTGGAACAGGAGAATCCCCCCTAGCAACAATAGATGAGTGGTTAAACATCACTGACCCAAAAACGGGGAAAAAGTGTAAAAGAGAAACAAATACTATGCCTCAGTGGGCCGGTTCTTGTTGGTATTATCTTAGATTTATTGATCCTAGTAACGATGTTGAGGCCTGGAACAAAGAAAAAGAAAGATACTGGATGCCAGTGGATCTCTATATTGGAGGAACTGAACACGCTGTACTTCACTTATTGTATGCAAGATTTTGGCATAAGGTACTTTACGATCTAGGTCATGTTTCTACAAAAGAGCCTTTTCAAAAACTTGTCAATCAAGGTATGATTCTCGGAGAAGATGGCGAAAAGATGAGTAAGTCTCGAGGTAATGTCATCAATCCAGATTCAGTTGTAGATCAATATGGGGCCGATACTCTTAGACTCTATGAAATGTTCATGGGCCCTCTTGAAAAAACTAAGCCTTGGTCAATGAAAGGTGTAAAAGGTGTTTATAACTTTTTAAATAGATCATACAAATTCTTTGCAGACAGTAATCATTGGATAGATGGTAAAGAAGATGAAGAAGTGTTGAAACTACTTCATAAATCTATAAAAAAGGTGTCTCAAGATATAGAAAATTTACGATTCAATACTGCGATTTCACAGCTCATGATTTTTTTAAACCTAGTGATAAAAAAGAAAGCTGTTACAAAATCAACAGTTGAAACTTTTGCACTCGTTCTCTCTCCACTTGCACCACATATGTGTGAAGAAATTTGGCAACTTCTTGGAAACCAAGAAAGTCTGGCCTACGCAAAGTGGCCTGCATATGATGAAGATTTAGCAAAAGATGATCTCATTACTGTGGGAGTACAAATCAACGGAAAAACAAGAGGCACAGTTTCAGCGCCAGCAGATATTAGTAAAGAAGAATTTTTAAATATCGCAAAATCTGAACCAATTGTAGCTAAATATTTAGAGGGAAAAAATATTATAAAAGAAATTTATGTTCCTGGTAAAATTTGCAATTTTGTTGTGAAATAA